The Deinococcus koreensis genome window below encodes:
- a CDS encoding ATP-binding protein, whose translation MSDYEKLGAFYLGKVVDAGTKEATDELLLYDSTDLTTHAVIIGMTGSGKTGLGLGLIEEALMDGVPVLAVDPKGDLANLLLTFPDLAPADFRPWVDEAEATRAQVTPDELAAQKAAAWQKGLAEWGQGGERIRTLKEKADFAVYTPGGSAGLPVSVLKGFDAPPPEVMDDADALRERVQGTVTGLLGLLGIDADPMRSREHVLLSNLLSSAWAEGKSLDMGGMIAGIQSPPFAQIGVMPVDSFYPPKERFELAMSLNNLLASPGFQIWTQGEPLDVGRFLFTPEGKPRVSIMSIAHLNDAERMFFVSLLLNATLAWMRTQPGTSSLRAMLYMDEIAGFFPPNGNPPTKPPMLTLLKQARAFGLGVTLATQNPVDLDYKGLSNTGTWMIGRLQTENDKARVLEALEGATSGQNPMTRTELDALLSGLGKRVFLMHNVHESRPVLFTTRWTMSYLAGPITGSQIKRLMGGRKDVDGGKSMVDGKTPAPSTINHQPSAPAKPVIPPGITEVYVPTSATDVQYHPQLLSVVQVRYSSLKYKVDVAGTLPLAAEVADGPIPVNWEEAAELRVDPAALVSEGVAGASYAEVPAALLSPKNHAKWGKEAAKFVVASKPLTLWQDPASGVLSTPGESEGDFRTRASFAGREARDVAVQKLRAKYAPKVAALQDKLGRAQLKMSQQQSQAQQAQLQTAMSVGAGVLGALFGGGRKTTALRAGVSGVGRSMREGQDVQIAQADIAALSRQLQELEAQVQTEVDALTLNAGSSEIQPLDVRAKSTDVSVPLVALAWLPYRRAANGMLSPAWEGAEG comes from the coding sequence ATGTCGGATTACGAGAAGCTGGGCGCGTTCTACCTCGGGAAAGTCGTCGACGCGGGCACGAAAGAGGCCACGGACGAGCTGCTGCTGTACGACTCGACCGACCTGACCACCCACGCGGTGATCATCGGCATGACCGGCAGCGGCAAGACCGGCCTGGGGCTGGGGCTCATCGAGGAAGCGCTGATGGACGGCGTGCCGGTGCTGGCGGTCGATCCCAAGGGCGACCTGGCGAACCTGCTGCTCACCTTCCCCGATCTGGCGCCCGCCGACTTCCGTCCCTGGGTGGACGAGGCCGAGGCGACCCGCGCGCAGGTCACGCCCGACGAGCTGGCGGCGCAGAAGGCGGCGGCGTGGCAAAAAGGCCTAGCGGAGTGGGGCCAGGGCGGCGAGCGTATCCGCACCCTGAAGGAGAAGGCCGACTTCGCGGTCTATACCCCCGGCGGCAGCGCGGGCCTGCCCGTCAGCGTCCTGAAGGGCTTCGACGCCCCACCACCCGAGGTCATGGACGACGCCGACGCCCTGCGCGAGCGCGTGCAGGGCACCGTGACCGGCCTGCTGGGGCTGCTGGGCATCGACGCCGACCCCATGCGCTCGCGCGAGCACGTGCTGCTCTCGAACCTGCTGAGCAGCGCCTGGGCCGAAGGGAAATCGCTGGACATGGGGGGCATGATCGCCGGCATCCAGAGCCCGCCCTTCGCGCAGATCGGCGTGATGCCGGTGGACTCGTTTTATCCACCCAAGGAGCGCTTCGAACTCGCCATGAGCCTGAACAACCTGCTGGCCTCGCCGGGCTTCCAGATCTGGACGCAGGGCGAGCCGCTGGACGTGGGCCGTTTCCTGTTCACGCCGGAGGGCAAGCCGCGCGTGTCGATCATGAGCATCGCGCACCTGAACGACGCCGAACGGATGTTCTTCGTGTCGCTGCTGCTCAACGCCACCCTGGCCTGGATGCGCACCCAGCCGGGCACGAGTTCGCTGCGGGCCATGCTCTACATGGACGAGATCGCCGGATTCTTTCCCCCGAACGGCAACCCGCCCACCAAACCGCCGATGCTCACGCTGCTCAAGCAGGCCCGGGCGTTTGGCCTGGGGGTGACCCTGGCGACCCAGAACCCGGTCGATCTGGACTACAAGGGCCTGAGCAATACCGGCACCTGGATGATCGGCCGCCTGCAGACCGAGAACGACAAGGCCCGCGTCCTCGAAGCGCTGGAGGGCGCCACCTCCGGCCAGAATCCCATGACCCGCACCGAACTCGACGCCCTGCTCTCGGGCCTGGGCAAGCGCGTCTTTCTCATGCACAACGTCCACGAATCCCGCCCGGTGCTGTTCACCACGCGCTGGACGATGAGTTACCTGGCCGGGCCGATCACCGGGAGTCAGATCAAGCGGCTGATGGGGGGGAGGAAGGATGTTGATGGTGGAAAGTCGATGGTTGATGGAAAAACCCCGGCTCCATCAACCATCAACCATCAACCATCCGCCCCGGCGAAGCCGGTCATCCCCCCCGGCATCACCGAGGTCTACGTGCCCACGTCGGCCACGGACGTCCAGTACCACCCGCAGCTGCTGAGCGTGGTGCAGGTGCGCTACAGCTCGCTGAAGTACAAGGTGGACGTGGCGGGCACCCTGCCGCTGGCCGCCGAGGTCGCGGACGGCCCGATTCCCGTGAACTGGGAGGAAGCCGCCGAGCTGCGGGTCGATCCGGCCGCGCTGGTCAGCGAGGGGGTGGCGGGCGCAAGCTACGCCGAGGTGCCCGCCGCGCTGCTGAGTCCCAAGAACCACGCGAAATGGGGCAAGGAGGCAGCGAAATTCGTGGTCGCCAGCAAGCCGCTGACGCTCTGGCAGGATCCGGCCAGCGGCGTGCTGAGCACCCCCGGCGAGTCCGAGGGCGACTTCCGCACGCGCGCCTCGTTTGCGGGCCGCGAAGCGCGCGACGTGGCGGTGCAGAAGCTGCGCGCCAAGTACGCGCCGAAGGTCGCGGCCCTGCAGGACAAGCTGGGGCGTGCCCAGCTGAAGATGAGCCAGCAGCAGTCGCAGGCGCAGCAGGCCCAGCTCCAGACCGCCATGAGCGTCGGTGCGGGCGTGCTGGGCGCCCTGTTCGGCGGCGGACGCAAGACCACCGCGCTGCGGGCCGGGGTGTCCGGCGTGGGCCGCTCCATGCGCGAGGGTCAGGACGTGCAGATCGCCCAGGCCGACATCGCCGCCCTGTCCCGGCAGCTGCAGGAGCTGGAAGCCCAGGTGCAGACCGAGGTCGACGCCCTGACCCTGAATGCCGGCAGCAGCGAGATCCAGCCCCTGGACGTGCGGGCCAAGAGCACCGATGTCAGCGTGCCGCTGGTGGCGCTGGCGTGGCTGCCGTACCGGCGGGCGGCGAACGGCATGCTCAGCCCCGCCTGGGAGGGCGCGGAGGGCTGA
- a CDS encoding bleomycin resistance protein, translating to MTTDNLSHVPVTEWAPLVPELTVSDLARSLDIYTRLFGFTLNYTRPGFAYLSLGRVQWMLEQAQADGGWQTGPLERPFGRGINFQMVVPDLDALHDRLVDAGYRLFRPLSSETYMEGDTPHTQRQVLVQDPDGYLLRFTD from the coding sequence ATGACCACCGACAACCTCTCCCACGTCCCCGTGACCGAGTGGGCGCCGCTGGTGCCCGAGCTGACCGTGAGCGACCTGGCACGGTCGCTGGACATCTACACGCGCCTGTTCGGCTTCACGCTGAACTACACCCGCCCCGGCTTCGCGTACCTGAGCCTGGGGCGCGTGCAATGGATGCTGGAACAGGCGCAGGCGGACGGGGGCTGGCAGACCGGGCCACTGGAACGACCCTTTGGGCGTGGCATCAACTTCCAGATGGTCGTGCCCGACCTCGACGCGCTGCATGACCGGCTGGTGGACGCGGGATACAGGCTCTTCCGACCGCTCAGTTCGGAAACCTATATGGAGGGCGACACGCCGCACACGCAGCGGCAGGTGCTGGTGCAGGATCCGGACGGCTACCTGCTGCGGTTCACGGACTGA
- a CDS encoding SAM-dependent methyltransferase produces the protein MDFLEFFAIVERDRDLLNPFSPEKLERIAGYADLQDGLRVLDIGSGKGAMLRAWAGRWAITGTGLELNPAFVQEARERAQREGVADRLTFVPGRALDFIPDPAGYDVATCLGATFALGGFTESLAWMRPLVRPGGVLIVGDVFLGQAASPDELEREGWKELLTVAERHAQIGAAGLEVVGFAASSMDDWDHYSSLMWAAVDDWAAQFPEHPDRTEVLEQVRAGQERYFRFERAHLAWGVWVTRPATP, from the coding sequence GTGGACTTCCTGGAATTCTTTGCGATCGTCGAGCGTGACCGCGACCTGCTCAACCCGTTCAGCCCGGAGAAGCTGGAGCGGATAGCGGGGTATGCAGATCTACAGGATGGCCTGCGGGTGCTGGATATAGGCAGCGGCAAGGGGGCGATGCTGCGCGCCTGGGCGGGCCGCTGGGCGATCACTGGGACGGGGCTGGAATTGAACCCGGCCTTTGTGCAGGAGGCGCGCGAGCGTGCTCAAAGGGAGGGTGTCGCAGACCGCCTGACCTTCGTGCCGGGCCGGGCGCTGGACTTCATTCCAGACCCGGCTGGCTACGACGTGGCGACATGCCTCGGCGCGACATTTGCGCTCGGCGGTTTCACCGAGTCTCTGGCGTGGATGCGCCCTCTGGTGCGGCCCGGTGGCGTCTTGATCGTGGGTGACGTGTTTCTGGGCCAAGCGGCCAGCCCAGATGAACTGGAACGCGAGGGCTGGAAAGAGTTACTCACCGTGGCGGAGCGCCATGCACAGATCGGGGCGGCGGGGCTGGAGGTGGTGGGTTTCGCGGCGTCCAGCATGGACGACTGGGATCACTACTCCAGCCTGATGTGGGCGGCTGTGGACGACTGGGCTGCCCAGTTCCCGGAGCACCCAGACCGCACGGAGGTGCTGGAACAGGTGCGGGCAGGCCAGGAGCGCTATTTCCGTTTCGAGCGGGCACACCTGGCCTGGGGCGTGTGGGTGACCCGACCCGCGACACCCTGA
- the hemW gene encoding radical SAM family heme chaperone HemW — protein MSSAPALDPVIRHLYVHVPFCPSICPYCDFHVLTRRAGLVERYLAKLDEEAARLADTYDTQLDTVYLGGGTPSFLRDAELGALVGSVQRHLGWGALENTLEVNPGTVSPERAALWRTLGLGRASVGVQSLDDATLKFLGRQHDAAQARSAVSTLVDAGFRVSGDLITAVPGQPLDADIHGLVELGVGHVSAYTLTVEPGTEFARRGVTVQEDDERAGFERTEELLTAHGFERYEISNYARPGEGSRHNLSYWQGRTYLGLGPGAAGHYPATPGADGRWLMADGEKILSVRRTNPHLHEWLAGAVGEDEGVGAEDYVTDALFMGLRLRSGIDLAGLSRRSGIDVRERYRSPLAHNVSRGLLALEGDQLRATPQGWWVLNRVVTDFLET, from the coding sequence GTGAGTTCCGCGCCCGCCCTCGATCCGGTCATCCGGCACCTGTACGTGCATGTGCCGTTCTGCCCCAGCATCTGCCCGTACTGCGATTTCCACGTCCTGACGCGCCGGGCCGGGCTGGTCGAGCGCTATCTGGCGAAGCTGGACGAGGAGGCCGCGCGGCTGGCCGACACCTACGACACCCAGCTGGACACCGTGTATCTGGGCGGCGGCACCCCCAGCTTCCTGCGCGACGCCGAACTGGGCGCGCTGGTGGGCTCCGTGCAGCGGCACCTGGGCTGGGGCGCCCTGGAGAACACCCTGGAGGTCAACCCCGGCACGGTCAGCCCGGAGCGCGCGGCGCTGTGGCGGACGCTGGGCCTGGGCCGCGCCTCGGTGGGCGTGCAGAGCCTCGACGACGCCACCCTGAAGTTCCTGGGCCGCCAGCATGACGCGGCGCAGGCCCGGAGCGCCGTGAGCACGCTGGTGGACGCCGGCTTCCGGGTCAGCGGCGACCTGATCACCGCCGTGCCGGGGCAGCCGCTGGACGCCGATATCCACGGCTTGGTCGAACTGGGCGTGGGCCATGTCAGCGCCTACACCCTGACGGTCGAACCCGGCACCGAGTTCGCCCGGCGGGGAGTCACCGTGCAGGAGGACGACGAACGCGCTGGTTTCGAGCGCACCGAGGAGCTGCTGACGGCTCACGGCTTCGAGCGCTACGAGATCAGCAACTACGCCCGCCCGGGCGAGGGGTCGCGGCACAACCTGTCGTACTGGCAGGGGCGCACGTACCTGGGGCTGGGGCCGGGGGCGGCGGGGCATTACCCGGCTACGCCGGGTGCAGATGGTCGATGGCTGATGGCCGATGGAGAAAAGATTCTGAGCGTCCGGCGGACGAATCCGCATCTGCACGAGTGGCTGGCGGGGGCGGTGGGGGAAGATGAAGGCGTCGGCGCGGAGGACTACGTGACGGACGCGCTGTTCATGGGGCTGCGGCTGCGGTCGGGGATCGATCTGGCGGGACTGTCGCGGCGCAGTGGCATAGACGTGCGCGAGCGGTACCGCTCACCGCTCGCGCATAACGTCTCACGCGGCCTGCTGGCCCTGGAGGGCGATCAGCTGCGGGCCACACCCCAGGGCTGGTGGGTGCTCAACCGCGTGGTCACCGATTTTCTGGAGACGTAA
- a CDS encoding NADPH-dependent FMN reductase has product MPKIAIVISSTRPTRFADKPTTWFYALARERSDLDFEVVDLRDFPMPFFDDVASAAYAPTQHPEVARWQQKVAEFDGYVFITAEYNHAPTAVLKNAMDNAYPEWNKKPAAFVGYGSVGAARAIEQLRMIAVELQMAPIRTSVNIQGADFFGAWQQGKALEDMDHLQPSVKGLLDELAWWTKALKTAREASVPVAAD; this is encoded by the coding sequence ATGCCGAAGATCGCCATCGTGATCAGCTCGACCCGCCCGACCCGCTTCGCCGACAAGCCGACCACCTGGTTCTACGCCCTCGCCCGGGAACGCAGCGACCTGGACTTCGAGGTCGTGGATCTGCGCGATTTCCCCATGCCCTTCTTCGACGACGTGGCCTCGGCGGCGTATGCCCCCACCCAGCACCCGGAGGTGGCCCGCTGGCAGCAGAAGGTGGCCGAGTTCGACGGCTACGTGTTCATCACCGCCGAGTACAACCACGCGCCCACCGCCGTGCTGAAGAACGCCATGGACAACGCCTATCCCGAGTGGAACAAGAAGCCGGCGGCCTTCGTCGGCTACGGCTCGGTCGGCGCCGCCCGCGCCATCGAACAGCTCCGCATGATCGCGGTGGAGCTGCAGATGGCCCCCATCCGCACCTCGGTGAACATCCAGGGCGCCGACTTCTTCGGGGCCTGGCAGCAGGGCAAGGCGCTGGAAGACATGGATCACCTGCAGCCCAGCGTGAAGGGCCTGCTCGACGAACTGGCGTGGTGGACGAAGGCCCTCAAGACGGCGCGCGAGGCGTCGGTGCCGGTCGCCGCCGACTGA
- a CDS encoding cytochrome P450, producing MTASVGTPQPPAVDQAIQALWHPDAVPDPYPGYERVRALSTGGVLPVTYPDWRGVFLTGHAACSAVLRSPAALSGGGMPAEATSDGARLVQSMMLFHNGLSHQRLRGLVQAAFTPRVVEEQRELVRTLLGTLLDELAAQDGGDIVAGLSNPLPARVIMGMLGLSGEDEARFVRWSQSVAELLAGAGQSPELLARIDADAREMRAFFQGLAEELRARPQPGLLSAMAAAQDGGERLSGDELLSNAVLLLTAGHETTSNLIPGGLLELSRQPEAWAALVENPRHPGVADELLRVVSPVQFDGRMVSADLPIGEQTVRAGTFAQLMLGAANRDPGVFADPDRIDWERPNSAKHLAFAAGPHYCLGASLARLEISETFAALASRFPGLKVTDTRPPFKANPVLRGVSRLDVALG from the coding sequence ATGACTGCTTCTGTGGGGACTCCCCAGCCGCCCGCTGTCGATCAGGCGATCCAGGCCCTCTGGCACCCGGACGCGGTGCCCGATCCCTATCCCGGCTACGAGCGGGTGCGCGCCCTGAGTACGGGCGGCGTCCTGCCGGTGACCTACCCGGACTGGCGGGGGGTGTTCCTGACAGGCCACGCGGCCTGCAGCGCCGTGCTGCGCTCCCCGGCGGCGCTCAGCGGGGGCGGGATGCCCGCCGAGGCCACCTCGGACGGCGCGCGGCTGGTTCAGTCGATGATGCTGTTCCACAACGGCCTCTCGCACCAGCGGCTGCGCGGGCTGGTGCAGGCGGCCTTCACGCCCCGGGTGGTGGAGGAACAGCGCGAACTGGTGCGGACGTTGCTGGGCACGCTGCTGGACGAACTGGCCGCCCAGGACGGCGGGGACATCGTGGCGGGGCTGTCGAACCCCCTGCCGGCGCGCGTGATCATGGGGATGCTGGGCCTGAGCGGCGAGGACGAGGCCCGCTTCGTGCGCTGGTCGCAGAGCGTGGCCGAACTGCTGGCCGGCGCGGGTCAGTCCCCGGAGCTGCTCGCCCGCATCGACGCCGACGCCCGCGAGATGAGGGCCTTTTTCCAGGGTCTGGCCGAGGAGCTGCGCGCCCGCCCCCAGCCCGGCCTGCTGAGCGCGATGGCCGCCGCCCAGGACGGCGGCGAACGCCTGAGCGGCGACGAGCTGCTCTCGAACGCGGTGCTGCTCCTCACCGCCGGGCACGAGACGACCAGCAACCTGATTCCCGGCGGCCTGCTGGAGCTGTCGCGTCAGCCGGAGGCGTGGGCGGCGCTGGTGGAGAACCCGAGGCATCCGGGCGTGGCCGACGAGCTGCTGCGCGTGGTCTCGCCCGTCCAGTTCGATGGCCGGATGGTGAGTGCCGACCTGCCCATCGGTGAACAGACGGTGCGGGCCGGCACCTTCGCCCAGCTCATGCTGGGGGCGGCGAACCGCGATCCGGGGGTGTTCGCCGACCCAGACCGCATCGACTGGGAACGCCCCAACAGCGCGAAGCATCTGGCCTTCGCCGCCGGGCCGCACTACTGCCTGGGCGCCAGCCTGGCGCGGCTGGAGATCAGCGAGACCTTCGCCGCGCTGGCCTCGCGGTTTCCTGGGCTGAAGGTCACGGACACGCGGCCGCCCTTCAAGGCCAACCCGGTGCTGCGCGGGGTCAGTCGGCTGGATGTGGCGCTGGGCTGA
- a CDS encoding alpha/beta hydrolase — MPHVRFVIPERPPHTPPGTLFLTGDHRGWSGDPAGWTFRLQGPGAVLDAELPDGALLGVKVRVLEPDGRVVEEGDRWGGRAPAHQAVIRGDTELTLELAGWQDERRGQGRPRRSAPPRETLTLPAPWGEQEVRLWWPQGAAPSGLPRLILHDGHNVFDEAPTFAGESWDAAGAASRLADQGHPCLIAALSVNEQRSRRYVPFAFDLNDFDPGADEYLDWILESLKPALFQRFGPLSPSRTALAGSSFGGLITLYAGLRDPGEYGTLGVFSPAIFPADFELLRWMESRSAQGTRVWLDMGDHEGDSLAGAAETVAITHDLAARLRPKVREVKLTIAPGHWHDEAAWRARFPDFLMWWLEGLGEAGLSPAPHPAD, encoded by the coding sequence ATGCCACATGTCCGGTTCGTGATCCCTGAGCGGCCGCCCCACACGCCCCCCGGCACGCTGTTCCTGACCGGCGACCACCGGGGGTGGAGCGGCGACCCGGCCGGCTGGACGTTCCGGCTCCAGGGGCCGGGCGCCGTGCTGGACGCCGAACTCCCCGACGGCGCGCTGCTGGGGGTGAAGGTGCGCGTGTTGGAGCCGGATGGGCGGGTCGTGGAGGAGGGTGACCGGTGGGGAGGCCGCGCCCCCGCGCACCAGGCGGTGATCCGGGGCGACACGGAACTGACGCTGGAACTGGCCGGCTGGCAGGACGAGCGGCGGGGCCAGGGCCGTCCCCGGCGCAGCGCCCCGCCCCGTGAGACCCTGACGCTGCCGGCCCCCTGGGGCGAGCAGGAGGTGCGGCTGTGGTGGCCGCAGGGTGCCGCCCCGTCCGGGCTGCCCCGGCTGATCCTGCACGACGGCCACAACGTCTTCGACGAGGCGCCCACCTTCGCCGGAGAGAGCTGGGACGCGGCCGGCGCGGCCTCCAGGCTGGCCGATCAGGGCCACCCCTGCCTGATCGCCGCCCTGAGCGTGAACGAGCAGCGCAGCCGCCGCTACGTGCCCTTCGCCTTCGACCTGAACGATTTCGACCCCGGCGCCGACGAGTACCTGGACTGGATTCTTGAAAGCCTGAAACCAGCCCTGTTCCAGCGCTTCGGCCCGCTCTCCCCGTCACGAACCGCCCTGGCCGGTTCCTCCTTCGGCGGCCTGATCACCCTCTACGCCGGCCTGCGCGACCCTGGCGAGTACGGTACGCTGGGCGTGTTCAGCCCCGCCATCTTTCCTGCCGACTTCGAACTGCTGCGCTGGATGGAGTCCCGGAGCGCGCAGGGAACCCGCGTCTGGCTCGACATGGGCGACCACGAGGGCGACAGCCTGGCCGGGGCCGCTGAGACCGTGGCGATCACCCACGACCTCGCGGCCCGCCTGCGTCCGAAAGTCCGTGAGGTGAAATTGACCATCGCGCCAGGCCACTGGCACGACGAGGCCGCGTGGCGGGCGCGCTTCCCGGACTTCCTGATGTGGTGGCTGGAGGGCCTGGGAGAGGCCGGACTCAGCCCAGCGCCACATCCAGCCGACTGA
- the lon gene encoding endopeptidase La — protein MPTENVTLPKNVPVCPVRGSVIYPTMVQHIDASRALSIGAIEAAMAGEKVILIVSQRDKDVDDPKGSDLYDVGTACNVLRVRKNPDGTVQMLVSAVARVKATGYTRDEFLRADIAPLEAGGDKTVELQALTRELKEKFEVIVAGGKLNAESVQTINGKDDVGEMADHIAFNLDFKLEDKQALLEAANVTARIRKLLTLLDTEQEVQAVQAKIRAQVKEEIDKNQREYYLREQMKVIQKELQGGEDGEEADEAEAFRSKIEALGLKPEIKKEVDRELNRLSRMHPDAAEASVIRTYLTWITELPWNVRSEDRLEVEDAAQVLDDDHYGLDKVKDRVLEFLAVRRLRKERAERGELSAEEVNKGPILVFTGPPGVGKTSIAQSIAKALGRKYVRIALGGARDESDIRGHRRTYIGAMPGRLLQGIRSAGTKNPVILLDEVDKLGSSYQGDPSAALLEVLDPAQNQHFTDHYLGVPFDLSEVMFIATANYPEQIPAALMDRMEVIEFNSYIEQEKLEIAKRYLLPRQLTANGLKANQIAFTDAALEKLISHYTREAGVRNLEREIGTVARKVARRIATGEVKRVKITDKELERYLGQSRHNPETENKEDMVGVSTGMFYTPVGGDILFVETSIMPGKGLVLTGQLGDVMKESARAALTYAKSNAERFHIDKSRLDDSEIHVHVPAGAIPKEGPSAGGAMATSLISALAGIPARHDVAMTGEMTLTGRYLPIGGLKEKVLGARRAGIKHIIMPKANEADLRDIPLHLRSSMRFHPCETVDEVLDVALVGGLKALETPRDGSALVTPPPTPKRRAARRSASA, from the coding sequence ATGCCCACCGAGAATGTCACCCTCCCCAAGAATGTCCCCGTCTGCCCGGTGCGTGGCAGCGTGATCTACCCCACCATGGTTCAGCACATCGACGCCAGCCGCGCCCTGTCCATCGGCGCGATCGAGGCGGCGATGGCCGGCGAGAAGGTCATCCTGATCGTCTCCCAGCGCGACAAGGATGTCGACGACCCCAAGGGCAGCGACCTCTACGACGTGGGCACCGCCTGTAACGTGCTGCGCGTCCGCAAGAACCCTGACGGCACGGTGCAGATGCTGGTCAGCGCCGTGGCGCGCGTGAAGGCCACCGGCTACACCCGCGACGAGTTCCTGCGCGCCGATATCGCGCCCCTGGAAGCGGGGGGCGACAAGACCGTGGAGCTGCAGGCCCTGACCCGCGAACTGAAAGAGAAATTCGAGGTCATCGTGGCGGGCGGCAAGCTGAACGCCGAGAGCGTGCAGACCATCAACGGCAAGGACGACGTGGGCGAGATGGCTGACCACATCGCCTTCAACCTGGACTTCAAGCTGGAAGACAAGCAGGCGCTGCTGGAAGCCGCCAACGTAACGGCCCGTATCCGCAAGCTGCTGACGCTGCTGGACACCGAACAGGAAGTCCAGGCCGTGCAGGCCAAGATCCGCGCCCAGGTGAAGGAAGAGATCGACAAGAACCAGCGCGAATACTACCTGCGCGAGCAGATGAAGGTCATCCAGAAGGAGCTGCAGGGCGGCGAGGACGGCGAGGAGGCCGACGAGGCCGAGGCCTTCCGCAGCAAGATCGAGGCGCTGGGCCTGAAGCCGGAGATCAAGAAGGAGGTCGACCGCGAGCTGAACCGCCTCTCGCGGATGCACCCCGATGCCGCCGAGGCCTCGGTCATCCGCACCTACCTGACCTGGATCACCGAGCTGCCCTGGAACGTGCGTTCCGAAGACCGGCTGGAGGTCGAGGACGCCGCGCAGGTGCTCGACGACGACCACTACGGGCTGGACAAGGTGAAAGACCGCGTGCTGGAGTTCCTGGCCGTGCGCCGACTGCGCAAGGAACGCGCCGAGCGCGGCGAGCTGAGTGCCGAGGAAGTGAACAAGGGCCCGATCCTGGTGTTCACCGGCCCTCCCGGCGTGGGCAAGACCTCCATCGCGCAGAGCATCGCCAAGGCGCTGGGCCGCAAGTACGTGCGGATCGCGCTGGGCGGCGCCCGCGACGAGTCGGATATCCGTGGCCACCGCCGCACCTACATCGGCGCCATGCCGGGCCGGCTCCTTCAGGGCATCCGCAGCGCGGGCACCAAGAACCCCGTGATCCTGCTCGACGAGGTGGACAAGCTGGGCAGCTCCTACCAGGGCGACCCCAGTGCGGCGCTGCTGGAAGTGCTCGACCCCGCGCAGAACCAGCACTTCACCGACCATTACCTGGGCGTGCCCTTCGACCTCAGCGAAGTCATGTTCATCGCCACCGCGAACTACCCCGAGCAGATTCCGGCCGCGCTGATGGACCGCATGGAAGTCATCGAGTTCAACTCCTACATCGAGCAGGAGAAGCTGGAGATCGCCAAGCGCTACCTGCTGCCCCGGCAGCTCACCGCCAACGGCCTGAAAGCCAACCAGATCGCGTTCACCGACGCCGCGCTGGAAAAGCTGATCTCGCACTACACCCGCGAGGCCGGCGTCCGCAACCTGGAGCGCGAGATCGGCACGGTGGCCCGCAAGGTCGCCCGCCGCATCGCCACGGGCGAGGTCAAGCGCGTCAAGATCACCGACAAGGAACTGGAGCGCTACCTGGGCCAGTCGCGCCACAACCCCGAGACCGAGAACAAGGAAGACATGGTGGGCGTGTCCACCGGCATGTTCTACACGCCGGTCGGCGGGGACATCCTGTTCGTGGAGACCTCGATCATGCCCGGCAAGGGGCTGGTGCTGACCGGACAGCTCGGCGACGTGATGAAGGAGTCGGCCCGCGCCGCCCTGACCTACGCCAAGAGCAACGCCGAGCGCTTCCACATCGACAAGTCGCGCCTGGACGACTCTGAAATCCACGTCCACGTGCCGGCCGGCGCGATTCCCAAGGAAGGCCCCAGCGCGGGCGGCGCCATGGCGACCAGCCTGATCTCCGCCCTGGCCGGGATTCCCGCCCGCCACGACGTCGCCATGACCGGCGAGATGACCCTCACGGGCCGCTACCTGCCCATCGGCGGCCTGAAGGAGAAGGTGCTGGGCGCCCGGCGCGCGGGCATCAAGCACATCATCATGCCCAAGGCCAACGAGGCCGACCTGCGCGACATCCCGCTGCACCTGCGCTCCTCGATGCGCTTCCACCCCTGCGAGACCGTGGACGAGGTGCTGGACGTGGCCCTGGTCGGCGGCCTGAAGGCCCTGGAAACCCCGCGTGACGGCTCGGCGCTGGTCACCCCGCCCCCCACGCCCAAGCGCCGCGCGGCCCGCCGCAGCGCCAGCGCGTAA
- a CDS encoding YqgE/AlgH family protein — translation MSGPLTFLVASPHLQGGVFGGTVILLLEHDTRGAMGLIVNAPLPQTVSELMAEAEGQDQPGWLGGPVDPTLGWCLYREPTGLDGEVHLVDGLNVSSSLEVLRAVMSSGQRYMLVLGYAGWAAGQLADEAREGAWVWVEQDTPDLLWDVPPEQQWAEALRRLGVTPGTIMPGGAQA, via the coding sequence ATGAGCGGGCCGCTGACCTTTCTCGTCGCCAGTCCCCACCTGCAGGGCGGGGTCTTCGGCGGCACCGTGATCCTGCTGCTGGAACACGACACGCGCGGCGCCATGGGCCTGATCGTGAACGCGCCCCTGCCCCAGACCGTCTCGGAGCTGATGGCCGAGGCCGAGGGCCAGGATCAGCCCGGCTGGCTGGGCGGCCCGGTCGACCCCACGCTGGGCTGGTGCCTGTACCGCGAGCCCACCGGCCTGGACGGCGAGGTGCATCTGGTGGACGGCTTGAACGTGAGCAGTTCGCTGGAGGTGCTGCGCGCCGTGATGAGCAGCGGCCAGCGATACATGCTGGTTCTCGGCTACGCGGGCTGGGCCGCGGGCCAGCTGGCCGACGAGGCCCGCGAGGGCGCCTGGGTCTGGGTCGAGCAGGACACCCCCGATCTGCTGTGGGACGTGCCCCCGGAGCAGCAGTGGGCCGAGGCCCTGCGTCGCCTGGGCGTGACGCCGGGGACGATCATGCCGGGAGGGGCGCAGGCGTGA